The genomic stretch ctcaggtggccaaagtattggagtttcagcttcagcatctgtccttccaatgaatattaaggactgatttcttttaggatggactggttggatctccttgccatccaagggactctcaagagtcttctccaacactacagttcaaaagcatcaattctttggcactcagatttctctctagtccaactctcaggtccatacatgactgctagaaaaactgtagctttgactagatggacctttgttggtaaataatgtctctgctttttagtatgctgtctggattggtcatagcttttcttccaaggaatgtattttaaattcatggctgcagtcaccatctacagtcattctggagcccaaaaatctAAAGTCTGTCCTGTTACCATTGTTTCcacatatatttgccatgaagtgatgggaccggattccatgatcttagttttctgaatgttgagttttaagccagcttttcactctcttctttcactttcatcaagaggctctttagttctttgctttctgccataagggtggtgtcatctgcatatctgaggtgattgatatttctcccagcaatcttgattccagcttgtgcttcatccaacctggcatttctcatgttgtactctgcatataagttaaataagcagggtttcAATacccagccttgacgtactcctctcctgatttggaaccagtctgtttttccacatccgtttctaactgtttcttcttgacctgcacacagatttcctgggaggcaggtcagggggtctggtattcccatctcttgaagaattttccatagtttgttgtgatagATTCAGTCAAcagctttggtatagtcaataaagcaaaagtagatgtttttctggaagtctcttgatttttcaatgatccaatggatgttgctaatttgatctctggttcctctgcctttttgaaatccagcttggacatctggagtttcatggttcacatactgttgaagcttggcttggagaatttggagcattactttgctagtgtgtgagatgagtgcaattgtgcagtagtttgaacatactttgccattgcctttcagAAACATAACACTCAATAACCAGAAAATCCCAGTAAATTAGAATTAATGTAAGTAGAAACCTgacatcattattttttaaatctcatcagGTGATATTTATGTGTAACTAGAACTATGAATAACTGCCCTAAGACCTCAAGTTCagtgaaaaattatgacaaattcCATATGCCtaatgaaaatatacatttgtatagcaacagaatatttggaaaatattgagtTGGCAAatagtttgtttgggttttccacAACATCTTACAGAATACCCTGACAAACTTTTTAGCCAATCTAATATTTCATGTATAttgtttcattatatttttaactttgaaaagtgATATTGTAACTCCATATAATTCTCAAATGTGGAACCTGATTTGTCGTTCAGTAATTGGAAGGGCTCTATCATCCCACACTATCTGGATTTGAGATAAGGTGACCTCATGCTTTCATTTCATGGGGAGTATTTTGGGATTGCAGAGATGATAAAGGACTTTTTCTTCCTGGAGCAAAATTCAACTCTGGACTCATAAATAAAACACACTTGTAGTTACCTCCAGGGTACTTGGACAACATGAGAGTGGAAAGGCTCTATAGGGACCCTATTTTCTCCAACTTCATATTCTTCAAACCATGCCATAATTGTAGGAATCCTAGAAAACATTAGAAATGAAGAgacaaaaaattagaaagaaaatgagtTCAAGATCTCTCACTCAGGATCAAAAACTGACGCCTACCCACACCAGAAAGGCTCATATATGGTTATTTCTAAGTATCTTCAGGGGCTGCTGCACCAATGCTCAGCATCCTTAAATAAAATGACTTGGTACAATGAAGTCTGTCAGCCCTCTATGTCCTGTATCCACAGCTGTTGGAATCCTGGGATGTGTAACTGGTTGATACCGAGGGCTGACTGTATATACGTTTTCATaagctcttatttcttttttccacagAGCTGCCAACCAGAGGAGAATGGCTGCACAAAACCACTCCACAGTGACAGAGTTCATTCTTGGAGGTTTAATAAATCAGCCAGAGCTCCAACTacccttcttcttcctctttcttgggATCTACTCAGTTACCATGATAGGGAACCTGGGTGTGataacactgatttgtctgaATGCTCAGCTTCATACACCCATGTACTATTTTCTCAGCAGTCTGTCACTATTAGATCTCTGTTACTCCTCTGTCATCACCCCTAAGATGTTGGTGAACTTTGTGTCGGAGAAGAACACCATCTCCTATGCAGGGTGCATGTCCCAGTTCTACTTCTTCATTGTGTTTGTCATTGCTGAGTGTTACATGCTGacagtgatggcctatgaccgctatgttGCCATCTGTAGACCTCTGCTTTACAACATCATCATGTCTCATGGAGTCTGCTCCCTCCTGGTGGCTGCAGTCTATACCATGGGGCTCATTGGCTCAACCATAGAAATTGGCCTCATGTTAAAATTATCCTACTGTGAGCACCTCATCAGTTACTACTTCTGTGATGTTGTCCCACTCATGAAGCTCTCCTGCTCCAGCACCTATCATATTGAAATAACAACTTTCTTTTTGGCTGGATTTAACATCATAGTCACCAGCTTAACAATCTTTGTTTCCTATGCTTTTATTCTCTCCAGCATCCTCCGTATCCACTCCACAGGGGGAAGGTCCAAAGCCTTCAGTACATGCAGCTCCCATCTTGCAGCTGTCGGATTATTTTATGGATCTACCACATTCTTGTATTTAAAATCCCCCACAGGCAGTTCCCTGGCCCAGGAGAATGTGGTTTCCCTGTTCTATACCACAGGGAtacccatgctgaaccccttaATTTACAGCTTGAGAAATAAGGAAGTGAAGGCTGCCATGCAGAAAACACTAAGGAGAAAACTCTTTGGGTGCAAATgtcattattctttttcagattgaaaATTGGTAGAGAAATATAGAGGAGAAGCCTTGTAAAgatttacatacatataatggaaGAACAACCACTCATCAATATGATTTATTGAATGTATTTGCTAATTTTTTCcaattccctttctccctctcacaTCTCTCATGTCTTACTCTGCTTGAATTTTTCTGGTTTCAAgtagtgtttgttttgtttgagatCAGTTATTTGGTTCGTTGGTTTATTTATGCTTTGCCCTCTGGTAAACatggaaaaggggacgacagaggatgagatggctggatggcatcactgattcgatggatgtgagtttcagtgaactccaggagttggtgatggacagggaggcctggcgtgctgcgattcatgggatggcaaagagtcgaacacaactgagcaactgaactgaactgaactgaaaacatgtaTCTTGATTACAGCATAAGTTTAGAACACCTAGCAATGAGTtccatactgtttatggggttctcatgacaagaatactggagtggtttgccattcccttctccagtggaccacattttgtcagagagCTATCCATTGATTTTTCCCTTACTAGCCCTTTAGAGTACACAGACAAATAGAGATGAATTCGGAAGTCATAAGAAATAGCAAATAGTCTCTTTCTCACCCAGATTTATCCcacttttcccttttattataCTTTTACTGTGTCCTTATACCTGCCACAATTATTATTTTCCTGTAATGTCCTTCAGCTGAAAATTtatttcccctccttttcctctGTAGAGGCAAAACTTTAATGGACAGTCTTTTAAGCTTAATATGACAGTTAATACACAGACAAAGTAACCAAGTACCCTTGACCCATGTGTCTGATCTCCATTTCTGCCATGATTATTTAAATGGTCCCTTCACTCAGTTATTACTGTCACCATCAGGATGATCACTGAATTATCACCATCACATCTCACATTCATGGATGCTGAGCCAACATCTAAGTGTTTGATGGAATTAGTtcatttctcagatgaggaaactttaAGTTAAGTAAACTCAGATAACATAGCTGCTAAACAATTAGCACTGAGATTCACACTGATAGATCATCATCCTCCCTCTCTTGGCCAACAGTATCTCTGTGTATCCTGCTATTCTTAGCATAATTATAAACTTCCAATGTCTAACTTTTCTTTCCATTATCTTCCCACAGCATCCAGACATCCAAGGAATGTTAGACATCCTTGTAGTCTTTTCTCCACACTAAATAACATTCTGCAATCTCTGCCTATATGATTCAGTAAACCAGTTGACCTGGTCAAAATGTCTTTCACCATTTGACTGAAAACTATGAGTTAGAGAATTAGTTGCCTTGCACTGCAAATATTTGAGGGCATTCTTTTCattatcatttataattttttaataatactaAGCTAATCATCAGTCCtctgtcattttaattattttagataCAGTATTTCATAATGATGCAGAAAAATGAACCATTCTAAATTTCTTAAGCAGAAAGAATTTAATACAGGAAACtaaattttcagatatttttcttgctatttttaacaggttttttttagaaaagtctTAAGCTCACAGCAAAAGTAAGCAGATGGCATGTATTTCCCATATATTCTCTGCCCACCACTCATGCAcactctcctgcattgacagcagCCGCCATGCAAGCAGTACAGTTGTCACAACTGATGAATCTACATTGACACTTCATCATCACCCAATGCCCATAATACATGTATAGTCAGTATTGTCATTTTataggtttggacaaatgtataataacaTATATCGATTACTTCCAtgaccattatagtatcatacagagtactTTCACTATCCTAACACTCCTCTCTGCTCTACCTACCCAATCTTTTCTCCCCCAGAACTCTGGCCATCACTGACCTCCTTACTGATCCATAGTTTAGCACTTTCAAAACTGTTACAGagttggtttctttcacttagtaatatggaTTTAAGTtttctctatgtcttttcatgtcttaatagttctttttttagcactacagtggaagtgagaaatagatttaaggactagatctgatagatacagtgcctggtgaactatggactgaggttcgtgacattgtacaggagacagagatgaagaccatccccatggaaaagaaatgcaaaacagcaaaatggctgtctggggaggccttacaaatagctgtgaaaagaaaagaggagaaaagcaaaggagaaaagggaagatataagcatctgaatgcagagttccaaagactagcaagaagagataagaaagccttcttcagcaatcaatgcaaagaaatagaggaaaacagcagaatgggaaagactagagatctcttcaagaaaattagagaaacgaagggaatatttcatgcaaagatgggctcaataaaggacagaaatggtctggacctaacagaagcagaagatattaagaagagatggcaagaatacatggaagaactgtacaaaaaagatcttcacgacccatataatcatgatgatgtgatcactaatctagagccagacatcttggaatgagaagtcaagtgggccttagaaagcatcactacgaacaaagctagtggaggtgatgggattccagttgagctgtttcaaatcttgaaagatgatgctgtgaaagtgctgcactcaatatgtcaacaagtttggaaaactcaggagtggccacaggactggaaaaggtcagttttcattccaattccaaagaaaggcaatgacaaagaatgctcaaactaccgcacaattgcacacatctcacatgctagtaaagtaatgctcaaaattctccaagccagacttcagcaatacatgaaccatgaactccttgatgttcaagctggtttaagaaaaggcagaggaaccagagatcaaattgccaacatctgctggatcatggaaaaagcaagagagttccagaaaaacatctatttctgcttcattgactatgcaaaagcctttgactgtgtggatcacaagaaagtgtggaaaattctaaaagagatgggaataccagaccacctgacctgcctcttgagaaatggaATGAAccatgcaaccccatgaaccacagcacaccag from Budorcas taxicolor isolate Tak-1 chromosome 25, Takin1.1, whole genome shotgun sequence encodes the following:
- the LOC128069133 gene encoding olfactory receptor 151-like, whose amino-acid sequence is MAAQNHSTVTEFILGGLINQPELQLPFFFLFLGIYSVTMIGNLGVITLICLNAQLHTPMYYFLSSLSLLDLCYSSVITPKMLVNFVSEKNTISYAGCMSQFYFFIVFVIAECYMLTVMAYDRYVAICRPLLYNIIMSHGVCSLLVAAVYTMGLIGSTIEIGLMLKLSYCEHLISYYFCDVVPLMKLSCSSTYHIEITTFFLAGFNIIVTSLTIFVSYAFILSSILRIHSTGGRSKAFSTCSSHLAAVGLFYGSTTFLYLKSPTGSSLAQENVVSLFYTTGIPMLNPLIYSLRNKEVKAAMQKTLRRKLFGCKCHYSFSD